DNA sequence from the Marinilongibacter aquaticus genome:
TCAGGTTTTACAGGTGTTTTGTCCGATTGCACAACAGTCAAATTTACGGCCTGTGTGGGTGTCATTTTGGCATTAAGTCCTGATACAGAGATTAATGCAAGGGCCATAGCTCCGATGATCATTCTTTCCTTCTTCATGATTTGTTTGGTTTAGTTAAAAATTTAGATTCATTGGACTTAGTGCATAAAAAAGCTGTTCCGTATTGTCGGAAAAGGCGTATGTAGTTGATAATGAGACGAGTATAATTTAATTGGCTCCCTGCACAATAATTACTTTAGTTGATCAATTTGCCCATATTGTAGATAATGTACACAATATGAGGCACTTATGTTTATTCTTGACCCAAATTGCCTGTTGAGTTTTTCTAACGCAAACCTTTACACGTTGAATAGGGATAGGCTTCTTTTGTTCAAAAAAATATGGTCTTCCGTTTTACCTTTTATATCTTCCGAGCACAATCCTATTAAATAAAGCAGAATGAAATTTATAGCAGCCATAGATCAAGGCACCACCAGCACACGATGCATCATTTTCAATAAAAAGGGAGAAATGGTTTCGGTCGGGCAAAAAGAACACCGACAAATTTTTCCCAAACCCGGTTGGGTCGAGCACGATCCCAACGAAATCTGGAAAAACACCATGGAAGTGATTGCCGCTTCGCGTATAAACGACAACATTTCGGTGAGAGAAATTGCGGCTTGTGGAATAACCAACCAAAGGGAAACGGCGGTTGTTTGGAATAAAAGAACGGGCAGAGCCTATTACAATGCCATTGTGTGGCAAGATACCCGCGTGGGCAAACGTGTGGATAGCCTTGAGGCAGAAATCGGTTCGGCATGGTTTAAAGAAAAAACGGGCCTGCCTTTGGCAACCTATTTCTCGGGGCTAAAAGTGCAGTGGATGCTCGAGCATGTGGAAGGGCTTCGTGAAGATGCCGAGAACGGATTCGCTCTCTTTGGAAATATGGACACATTTCTGGTTTGGCACCTTACGGGAGGGACAAATGGAGGGCTGCATCTCACAGATGTGACCAATGCTTCACGCACCCAGTTGATGAACATTCATCAAATGAAATGGGACAAAGAGATTCTGGATATACTGAATATCCCAGCGGCGATGTTGCCGGAAATTCGACCCAGCAGTGAAGTCTATGGCGAGATTGCTTCAGAAGTAATGCAAGGTGTACCCTTGTCGGGTATTTTGGGAGATCAGCAAGCGGCTTTGGTGGGTCAAACGTGCTATGCTCCAGGCGAAGCCAAAAACACATACGGTACCGGTTGCTTTATGTTAATGAACACAGGGCAAAAGGCCATTCCCTCGGAGTTTGGGCTGTTGACCACCGTAGCCTATCAGTTTGGCGAAGAGCCTGTACATTATGCATTGGAAGGCTCTGTGGCTATTGCTGGGGCTTTGGTGCAATGGCTTCGAGACAATTTGGGGATCATTAAGCACAGCAGCGATATTCAGAAATTGGCCGAAACGGTAGAAGACAATGGCGGAACATATTTTGTGCCCGCATTTTCGGGCTTATACGCTCCGTATTGGAACAACAATGCCCGCGGGATAATCGCAGGGCTCACCAGTTTTGTGAACAAGGGACATATTGCTCGTGCGGTGTTGGAGGCTACGGCCTATCAAACGCGTGCGGTGCTCGAAGCCATGGAAAAGGACAGCGGTATAGAAATCAAATCTTTGCGTGTAGATGGCGGGATGACCGTAAACGAATTGCTCATGCAGTTTCAATCTGATATACTCGATGTAGAGGTGATCCGGCCCAAAATGATTGAGACAACAGCCTTGGGTGCGGCCTACGCGGCGGGTTTTGCAGTGGGCTATTGGAACAATTTCGAAGATTTGCGGCAAAATTGGGGCATTGATAAAAAATGGACGGCTCAAATGGAAGCCACCCAGAGGCAGGCCTACTATGCAGGTTGGGAAAAGGCGGTGGCCCGCAGCTTGGATTGGGAAGAATAGGCGTATTGCCTATGTGCTTGCAAAGGGAACTTTGCGAGTGGCTATTCGTTGATGTATGTATAAACACAGGGAAAGAATTGCATGAAGATTCTGAACAAACAAAGGCCATTTTTGGAAATAGAGCTCGGGCAAAAGTCGCTTCCCTTGAATGTGGAATTGTTCTTAAAAAGCTTTATCAAAGATGAGGGCAGTCCGTATTGGAAAATTTTGGATGCGGACCAATTTGAAAAAGTCTACGCCTTTGAAGGTAAATTGGTTTGGGAAAATGTAATTCCCGCCACGGTTTGCAATGGCGAGGTGAATTTTCACGATGCGGTCTTTTCCGAAAAGGAAATTCGGGCTTTTGTCGAACTTTAAAACAAATTGAGCTGCCCGTTTCTACGGAAAAGCGTGAAATCATACTCGGGCACCTCAATATCTTTGAAATGATTTTGTACGGCAATGCGGTGTAGTTGTTTGATGTGGTCTGAAAAGGCTCCTTCGCCCCGCATACGTCTTCCAAATTGGCTGTCATTCAGGTTGCCGCCATGCATTTCTTTTATCTGATGTAATACCTTTTCTGCCTTGTTCGGATAGCTTTGGCGTATCCAATCTTCAAAAATTTGTCCTACGCTTCCATTCAAACGCACCACGGAATAGTTGGCCGAAAGTGCACCGTATTCGGCCGAAAGTTTTACGATTTCGGGAATCTCGTGGTCGTTCAATCCGGGAATCACAGGAGCAATGTTGACAAAGGCGGGGACACCGTTTTCGTGCAATTTCTTCACTAAATCCAGCCGTTTGAAAGCCGAGACCGCTCGGGGTTCCAAATGCCTCCGCAGTTCTTCGTTCAGGGTGGTAATGGAAACCACCACTTTGATAAGCCTGAGTTTGGCCAATTGGGTAAGAATGTCGAGATCGCGGAGTACGAGGGCATTTTTTGTGATGATGGCGGCGGGGTTTCGGTATTTCAGGCAGACGGCCAGCATTTTTCTTGTAAGGGCAAATTTCTTTTCGGCGGGTTGGTAACAATCGGTGTTGCCCGAAAAAAGAATGGTCGTCGGTTGCCATGTCTTTTTGTTCATTTCTTTTTCGAGCAGCTGGGCGGCATTTTTCTTTACAATGATTTTTTGTTCAAAATCCAACCCGGCCGAATATCCAAAATATTCATGCGTGTTTCGGGCGTAGCAGTATACGCAGCCGTGCTCGCAACCTTGATATGGGTTTACCGATTTGCCCATGGGCAGATCCGGACTTTTCACTTCGTTTACGATTTTCTTGGGATGCTCTTCCAGGAATTTGGTTTTTGCCGAGCGAAAATTTTCTTCATCACCAAAGGCAAAATCGGGATCGTAATCGACCTGCTGTGCCAAAAAACGATTGGAACTGTTGATTTGGGCCCCTCTTCCTTTGATTCTGTTATCCATTTTTCTTGTTCTCGAACCTTAAATTTAAGTATAAGATTCAGGATGCCCGACAAAATTTCCAATCTTGTTTGCTGCTTTCGAGGCAATTGGGCCTGCGGGAAAATCAGAGCCCCGAAACCTTTCCTCTTCTTTAGATTTATGTACCTTTGCTGCCTAAGCCGAAAGCCCATTTTGTTATGCAACATTCGTTGAAATTAAAGAAACCTCTTGCTGTTTTTGATCTAGAAACTACAGGAACGAACATTTCCAAAGACAGAATTGTGGAAATTTCCGTAGCCAAGGCAATGCCCGACGGCAGTGTGGAAATCAAAACCAAGCGGATAAACCCCGAAATGCCCATTCCCATTGAGT
Encoded proteins:
- the glpK gene encoding glycerol kinase GlpK; this encodes MKFIAAIDQGTTSTRCIIFNKKGEMVSVGQKEHRQIFPKPGWVEHDPNEIWKNTMEVIAASRINDNISVREIAACGITNQRETAVVWNKRTGRAYYNAIVWQDTRVGKRVDSLEAEIGSAWFKEKTGLPLATYFSGLKVQWMLEHVEGLREDAENGFALFGNMDTFLVWHLTGGTNGGLHLTDVTNASRTQLMNIHQMKWDKEILDILNIPAAMLPEIRPSSEVYGEIASEVMQGVPLSGILGDQQAALVGQTCYAPGEAKNTYGTGCFMLMNTGQKAIPSEFGLLTTVAYQFGEEPVHYALEGSVAIAGALVQWLRDNLGIIKHSSDIQKLAETVEDNGGTYFVPAFSGLYAPYWNNNARGIIAGLTSFVNKGHIARAVLEATAYQTRAVLEAMEKDSGIEIKSLRVDGGMTVNELLMQFQSDILDVEVIRPKMIETTALGAAYAAGFAVGYWNNFEDLRQNWGIDKKWTAQMEATQRQAYYAGWEKAVARSLDWEE
- a CDS encoding PA0069 family radical SAM protein, whose amino-acid sequence is MDNRIKGRGAQINSSNRFLAQQVDYDPDFAFGDEENFRSAKTKFLEEHPKKIVNEVKSPDLPMGKSVNPYQGCEHGCVYCYARNTHEYFGYSAGLDFEQKIIVKKNAAQLLEKEMNKKTWQPTTILFSGNTDCYQPAEKKFALTRKMLAVCLKYRNPAAIITKNALVLRDLDILTQLAKLRLIKVVVSITTLNEELRRHLEPRAVSAFKRLDLVKKLHENGVPAFVNIAPVIPGLNDHEIPEIVKLSAEYGALSANYSVVRLNGSVGQIFEDWIRQSYPNKAEKVLHQIKEMHGGNLNDSQFGRRMRGEGAFSDHIKQLHRIAVQNHFKDIEVPEYDFTLFRRNGQLNLF